A single window of Archangium gephyra DNA harbors:
- the clpP gene encoding ATP-dependent Clp endopeptidase proteolytic subunit ClpP: MNIPFVIETTHRGERAYDLYSRLLKDRIVMLGTPVTDEVANIIVAQLLFLESEDPDKGINLYINSPGGSVTAGLAIYDTMQYVKCPVSTICIGQAASMGALLLLAGAPGKRYALPNARIMIHQPLGGAQGQASDIDIQAKEILRLRAYINGLIVKHTGHTVERIEKDTERDYFMSAEEARQYGILDEVVSKQVLSPAVNTNKDKL; encoded by the coding sequence ATGAACATCCCCTTCGTCATCGAGACCACCCACCGGGGCGAGCGCGCATACGACCTCTACAGCCGGCTCCTCAAGGACCGCATCGTCATGCTCGGCACGCCGGTGACCGATGAAGTGGCCAACATCATCGTCGCCCAGCTGCTCTTCCTCGAGTCCGAGGACCCCGACAAGGGCATCAACCTCTACATCAACTCGCCGGGCGGCTCGGTGACGGCGGGCCTCGCCATCTACGACACGATGCAGTACGTCAAGTGTCCGGTGTCCACCATCTGCATCGGCCAGGCGGCCTCGATGGGCGCCCTGCTCCTGCTCGCCGGGGCTCCGGGCAAGCGCTACGCCCTGCCCAACGCGCGCATCATGATCCACCAGCCGCTCGGCGGCGCCCAGGGTCAGGCCTCCGACATCGACATCCAGGCCAAGGAGATCCTCCGCCTGCGCGCCTACATCAACGGCCTCATCGTGAAGCACACGGGCCACACCGTGGAGCGCATCGAGAAGGACACCGAGCGCGACTACTTCATGAGCGCCGAGGAGGCCCGGCAGTACGGCATCCTCGACGAGGTGGTGAGCAAGCAGGTGCTCTCGCCCGCGGTCAACACCAACAAGGACAAGCTCTAG
- a CDS encoding phospholipase D-like domain-containing protein produces the protein MNASDIDAILAATLEDRTLTRTERQALQAVLDDRKAGEAVLALFRSRAFELARDAVSDPRAREVIGWLEDTVKALQPSRELRETSRMEAHFSPGEAPLRAIVRLIGEARGSADVCVFTITDDRITRALLEAHERGVRVRVVTDGDKAMDAGSDIHRLRHAGVAVRVDQTVAHMHHKFAVFDRLRLLTGSYNWTRSAADENHENVLVSDDSRLVLPFCRAFDDLWAALG, from the coding sequence ATGAACGCCTCCGACATCGATGCCATCCTCGCCGCCACCCTGGAGGACCGGACGCTGACGCGCACGGAGCGGCAGGCGCTCCAGGCCGTCCTGGACGACCGCAAGGCGGGGGAGGCCGTGCTGGCCCTCTTCCGCTCGAGGGCCTTCGAGCTGGCGCGTGACGCGGTGAGTGACCCCCGGGCCCGGGAGGTGATTGGTTGGCTGGAGGACACGGTGAAGGCCCTGCAGCCCTCGCGCGAGCTGCGGGAGACGAGCCGGATGGAGGCGCACTTCAGCCCCGGGGAGGCCCCCTTGAGGGCGATCGTCCGGCTCATCGGCGAGGCACGGGGGAGCGCGGACGTGTGTGTGTTCACCATCACGGACGACCGCATCACCCGGGCGCTGCTGGAGGCGCACGAGCGGGGTGTGCGCGTGCGGGTGGTGACGGACGGGGACAAGGCGATGGATGCGGGCTCGGACATCCACCGGTTGCGGCATGCGGGAGTGGCCGTGCGGGTGGACCAGACGGTGGCCCACATGCACCACAAGTTCGCCGTGTTCGACCGGTTGCGGCTGCTGACGGGCAGCTACAACTGGACCCGCTCAGCCGCGGACGAGAACCACGAGAACGTGCTCGTGTCGGATGACTCCCGGCTGGTGCTCCCCTTCTGCCGGGCCTTCGACGACCTCTGGGCGGCGCTGGGGTGA